From a single Thalassophryne amazonica chromosome 7, fThaAma1.1, whole genome shotgun sequence genomic region:
- the zgc:153896 gene encoding LOW QUALITY PROTEIN: ectonucleotide pyrophosphatase/phosphodiesterase family member 7 (The sequence of the model RefSeq protein was modified relative to this genomic sequence to represent the inferred CDS: deleted 1 base in 1 codon) — protein sequence MRLQLVLFLTAVTCTAGRPLSKAARNGNKLLLISFDGFRWDYDQDVDTPHLDQLTKDGVKAKYITPPMLTMTSPSHFTTITGRWVEDHGVVHNIMFNTSTNLKVPHKQTLTRSEWWDNGALPLWITAQNQGLKTASFFYPGGGAKYGGQAVNRVLVEEPGHPDDNETEWRQNIDTVMSWFSEEDFHLVTLYYGEPDNVGHAKGPDHQDRKTIIQQIDRTIGYLREAISRHHLNNSLNVIITSDHGMTTVKKWPQVDEIIINKYLNLLKLTSFEIFDYGGFGILTPRPDREQEVFAALSNAPNMTVYKKDQLPKSFHMAKTDRMPPIMVFADLGFNLNSRFIVYINKGDHGYHNGEMDMKFFFRAFGPDFKTNYLSKPFDSIHIYPLMCELLQVEPAPHNGSLTVTQNMLRSGGSSMIQRSVTLLLSTLLYALHVL from the exons ATGAGGCTGCAGCTGGTTCTATTCCTCACCGCAGTGACCTGCACCGCCGGGAGG CCACTGAGCAAGGCAGCGCGGAACGGCAACAAACTGCTTCTCATCTCCTTTGACGGCTTCAGGTGGGACTATGACCAGGACGTCGACACGCCGCACCTGGACCAGCTGACCAAGGATGGCGTCAAGGCCAAATACATCACCCCCCCAATGCTGACCATGACCTCGCCGTCCCACTTCACCACCATCACCG GTAGATGGGTCGAGGATCACGGCGTCGTCCACAACATCATGTTCAACACCAGTACCAACCTCAAAGTCCCCCACAAACAGACCCTCACACGGTCGGAGTGGTGGGACAACGGCGCCCTGCCGCTCTGGATCACAGCCCAGAACCAG GGTCTGAAAACAGCTTCGTTCTTCTACCCGGGTGGTGGCGCCAAATACGGTGGACAGGCAGTTAACAGAGTGTTAGTAGAGGAGCCCGGTCACCCCGACGACAATGAGACCGAGTGGCGTCAGAACATAGACACGGTGATGAGCTGGTTCTCAGAGGAAGACTTCCATCTGGTGACTTTGTACTACGGAGAACCAGACAACGTGGGCCACGCCAAGGGCCCAGACCACCAGGACAGGAAAACCATCATCCAGCAGATCGACCGCACCATCGGTTACCTGAGGGAGGCCATCAGCCGCCATCACCTGAACAACAGCCTGAATGTCATCATCACCTCTGACCATGGCATGACTACAGTGAAGAAGTGGCCACAAGTAGACGAGATCATCATCAATAAGTATTTGAACTTACTTAAGCTCACCAGCTTCGAGATCTTTGACTATGGTGGGTTTGGCATCTTGACGCCGCGACCAGACAGGGAGCAGGAAGTGTTTGCAGCGCTGTCCAATGCACCCAACATGACGGTCTACAAGAAAGACCAACTGCCAAAAAGTTTTCACATGGCCAAAACTGACCGGATGCCTCCTATCATGGTTTTTGCAGATCTGGGCTTCAACCTGAACTCT AGATTCATTGTCTACATTAACAAAGGTGACCATGGCTACCACAACGGAGAGATGGACATGAAGTTCTTCTTCAGGGCTTTTGGACCAGACTTCAAGACGAACTACCTGTCCAAGCCTTTTGACAGCATCCACATTTATCCTCTGATGTGTGAACTGCTGCAGGTCGAGCCGGCACCGCACAACGGGTCGCTGACTGTGACCCAGAACATGCTGCGCAGCG GGGGATCATCAATGATTCAACGCTCTGTCACTCTGCTGCTGTCCACGCTTCTCTACGCCTTACATGTCCTGTAA